AAGGGCTGCAGACAGGTCACGGAGCAGCCAAACCAGcaactgctgctctctgctgggaaAGCTACAAAAGAGCTGCCCTGGAAGCAGCTGAATTCTCCTCTCCAAGCAGGCTCAACCCTGCTCTAATCAGCAAAGGGCTCCTTGTTTTGTCTCACTGATGCCACTGTGAGCTCTCCCAGCGAGAAcatccagcacacacagcacccgACTTTAACGCCATCCCACCTCTagctggggctctgcctgcagcatttccagcagcaaaaGGGACATTTTCACTGGAATGTGAGCAGGGAGGAAAGAATTCAACCAGACCACGTGTTTCAACCCACTCAGTGCTAATCCTGCACAGACTGTGGCTCTGGAAGGCCTGGAGCAGTACCTGATGTAGGGGACTCCTTGGAGTAGGATGACTGCGAGGCCGGCCGGCTTCCACTGAACAAGTAGCCAGAATctaaaagcaaaaatgaaacaatttgAACCCAGGACAGGACTATAACATGTGGATCCAGTGCCATTCCCTCTGGGCCAGCCCCTGCACACTCAACCTGGATCCCTCCCATTCCATTTCCTCCTGAAGCACTGCACCATTGCAGCCCCATTCCCTCTGGGACAGCCCCTGCCCTCACCTGGATCCCCCCCAGCCCAATTCCTCCTGGAATTGCAGCCCCTCTCCCTGTTGGGCAGCCCCTGCACACTCCCTGGATCCCCCCCAGCCCATCTCCCCCAGGacctgcagcccctgtccccgtgccagccctgccctctccctGGATCCCCCCAGCCCAATTCCTCCATGAATTGCAGCCCCTCTCCCTGGATCCCCCCCAGCCCATTTCCCCCAGGacctgcagcccctgtccctggaTCACTCCCAGCCCATCTCCCCCAGGacctgcagcccctgtccccgtgccagccctgccctcacctgcCCGTGCCAGCGAGGGGATGGTGCCCAGCGACAGCGCCCTGTTGAGGCGGCCGGGCAGGGAGGACGAGCCCGTTCTGCGCGGGGACCTGAAGAGCTGCTGGTTTGTCAGGTGCAGGATGCTGGGCGGCGTTGGGACAAACAGAGACGTGGCAGGTGAAGGgaaggctgggccagggctgctgggaaagaCAGTCATGGAGTCCCCAGAGAGGTACCTGCAAAGGACACGCACGACAGACACTTAGCAATGAGAAATCCCAGCAACTGCCTCTCTCGTGCTTGCAGAACGTTTGTTTTGTTGCCAGGTTTGGACTAACTTTTCAGTGCAGGAGTGCTGAAGTTTATGGGAATGTTCCTAGACTTTGGGAAAAGAAGAACTGCCCAACCTTACTTAAATTATTGTGCACCAACCTGTCCCACAATACAGGGTGGAACAGTTTAGGAATGCCAGTGATAATACCCCGGATGAGAAAATTACCCAGAGAATGCTCTAAGAAGACCAGATGTTAAAATACAGggattttgtattatttttaacaATTGAATGAACATACGTGAAAGAAAGTCTAGAATATGAACCAGAATCTCTGTTCCTCTGAAAGATTTTCTTAGTTAAAAACACATAATAGAACTGTCAAATAAATCATGATGAAGAACTGAGTATGAAGTGCACATTTTTAAATGGAGATATCTGACTTTGCAATACAGTATTTGGAGGCTTAATCACACTTCTGATGGAAACAGAGACAGATGAGAGCAGCAACATGGTTACACGGCTTTTCTTCTGTCAGAGGAAAGCCAGGAGGAAATCAGAGGGTGAAGAAAATCTCAGCCTTGCACTGTGGGGTGATTTATGCACGTGTCATTCTGCCCTGGAGATGAAAGAGGTGGTGCAGCAATATTATGCCTTGCTAACTCTAGAGTGAAGATTACAATTTAAAGCATCTTATAAACTACTTATCTGCTAGCAGGAGGCAGCCATCACCAATCCTGACCAGCTCAATGAGGCTGAACACGTGAGCCAAgcagggtgctggggcaggaatGACTCTAACAGCAGCCAGGGATGTGCAGGTGTGGCAGCCCCAATGGCCCAACCTCTCCAGGATCCAGAGGAGCTCAAAGggggccctgctctgcatcCCCACACACATCCACCCCACCACACACACAGATGGACGTGCCCAGCTCGGATTTGTGAAAGGAAATGAATGGGAAAGGGAATTAGAAGTGCAGCTCAGGACTGATATGAATCATAGGAGAAAGAGTGATACCTACCCCTCACCGTGCCATGGCTGTGGAGGGCCAAACCAGAGCATCACCTGTGAGCACATGGCTCTTCTGTCCTAACTTTGCACCTTCTGGGTCTTTGGGCCAAAGGATCCAACTTTACACAGCTCCTTGGTGCAGCAGAAAACAGCTTAACTGGTTCACTGGCTTTTGTAAGTCTTTCATTTAATGGGCTGGAAGCTATTCTAGTAATTTATCACTCATAACCTCAGTCCTGGGACTGTTTGCAATGGCTCTGCTGCTCAACAGCCCCAGTGCTCAACCTCACCCAGCCAGTGCAGCCAGATCCTCAGGGCAGTGAAGAATCATTTGTCTTGAACCATCCAGAAAAGGAATTAGCAAAGAGGAGCTGAAGGATTTTAAGTATAGCTTATTAATGCCTTAGGACCGAATTCTGACCAAAGTGTGTCCTAAACATTGATCTGTTCTGAACAAATTCCTGCTAAGTGTGCAAAATCCTATTCCTGTTCTCTGCACTCTTTAGTGTTTGCCACTGCCATGTCAAGAGGGCTCAATGCTGCTAGAAGCTCTCATGGGAATGTGCTTCATGCCTGAGAATGGGCAGCTGAACTAAAACTTCTCCCAGAAGCAGATATAAAAAAGGTGAGGAGATCAAGAGGATCAAGAGGCAGGAAGCAGCCCCatcacagccctgggatggagcactgcagctgtgcctctgctcccagccattTGTCTCGTGCTAATAGTGGCTCTGGAAACAGTAAAAGATggaacataaaaaaaataaggggaaaaaaaggctctgGAGTCAGATAGTTTGTGGAAATAGTCAAGGCCCGGAAGCCGTTTATTTCAGAACTTGATATTGTGAACATCAAAAGCTGGGTATCTTAATTAGTGTTTACAATGATCACAATGCTATTAGACAGTCGGGCACAACTCTGCTACACAgatagtttaaaaataaataaatagaaggtTAAAGAAGGGTATTACATGGTATGGGACTGTACACGGTCCTGAAGGAACACCTCCCCTGCTCTGTCCCAACAGCTCCCTGTCATCCAGACACCACCATAGGTGTGTGCCTTTTAAATTCACATTTTACAGAGATGCTGCACCAGCCCtgggacagacacagacacgggagagcaggggcaggccaggctgcagATGGACCCACTCCTCTGTCAGATAATTCAgcccatgaagaagaaggggAGATGCAGTCCcaggcaggcagctggggaGCCAAGAGTCAGCCAGGGCTGAAACATCTTCCCTCAGAACTGAGCTACCCAGGTACAGCAGGGATCTCTGTCCCCAGGGCGCAGAACAGGTCCCTGCCACCCCAGGAACaggtcactgtcactgtgccctggcactgctctgctgcactcCCCACTCGGGGCACAGCCTCCTGTCAAACCCACAGAACCACCAGGGAAGAGCAGTACAGGAATAAAAAACAGGCACAAGGACAGGGGAGAGTAGTGCTAAAATGGGCACAGCTCTCAGACACATTAATATTTTGATATGTGGCTTAGAGAGCTACAAACTTCAGCTGCCAAGAGTAAGAATTCTTGTCTCTTGCCTGTTGTCCTGCTTTGGATGAAAAGGGAGGGTTGAATTAGAGCTGCACTAAGACCTTCTAGAGCACAGATGCTTGGCATCAATTGTGCCTTTTCCCCCCATCTGGGGCACAAAGTGGGGAgtacatgtgtgtgtatatgcaCATCCTATGCCTACACAAACCCAGACTTGCTGGCATGCCAAAAATGCCCAGGgcacctcctcctgcctgtgcacTCAAGAGCTTTGGTCCCAACGAGGCTTTACAGGGGATGACTTCAGGACTGAGTACTGTCCCTTTCCCTGGAGAGCACTGCCATGGCTCCAAGAGCCAAGTGTCCTTGCAGGTGACAGCACACCTGgaaggagctggcagctctATGTGACAGCACACAATTTCAACAGCATCtctgaaaaccaaagcaaagcCATACAGCACAGCTCCCTTCACCTTTCACGAGTGCAGTCAGTCTGGAGCAATTATCTGgctattaattatattaatttttataagAGCACAAATACTTTGTTCACATTACATCAATACATAATTCCTACAGCGTCTAAGCATGATTATTAGCTTCACATAATTTCAGCACACTTGAAAAATATTCATAAAGCCAAAGTAATAAGCCACTACACCATTTTTATATTCCCACATGTCCTCACCCTTTGACACACCCAAGCTCACTGGGGCATGCAAAGCATGGATGTAGGAGAGGAGTTAGGAGAGAGGAAAGAACAGGATATAAACACAGAGTACTTAGAACGGTACAAGGTCACAAAGGTGTCAGTTTGCATGCACTGATGTCACTGAGGGCCCCAGGaagaacaggagcagcagcagagatgctgaCCTGGCTGCTGCCCCCGGGTTCTCCTGCAGAGTTGCTCAGAAATGTTAGCCCAGGtgtccccctgtgccctgccacGCTCGGGGGTGGCACGGGAGGGACAGAAGCGCTGGCCTGGCAGACACatgcagggcactgctgcagccctgtgccaccaggCAAAGCAACACAGTGTTGTCCCAAATCTTGTCCAGGAAAAGGCACTTCATGAACCCACACTGGCCCCTTTGTaactggctctgctgggcagggtACAAGATTTTGAGCTGGCACATCAGCCACTGCCACTGAGGGCCAGTCAGGCACTTGGGGATGGAGCAGATTCGATCCCAAGGGACACACAAACCCACTAACAATCCCTCAGCACCTCTGTTCTGCTGCTACCATCCCCTGGTCCAGACACATGGTTAGTACGAAAAAGCAGCACCTTGAATTAGAGGCTTTTGGGCTAAAACCCTCTAATATTGTTAAGATATTCACAAGCTCTGGCCCGCATGGCTTAGAGAATCCTCAGGCAACAAAACTGCACCTGGAGACCACCATGTGTTCCTCTGGGGCCTGAAGTAAGAGCCCAGCTAAGGGAAAACAAGAAGCCCAAGGCAGTGACCAAGTGGTTCAGCTGATTTTGCGTCATTTGTCGTTGTTAGTTACCAAGCCTTTGTTAGCTCTTATCCCacccagcagaaggaaatgtgtgACACAAAACAGCACCTCAGCTGCACAGGACAGCACCACTGTGCAGCAAAACACACATTTTCACCTGCTGGACTCACTGTGGGGCGAGGAGCCATGCAGTTAGATGATGTACTCAGATATCTACAGTTAGATGACATAATCTAACTGCTGAGTGAAAAATGCAAAGCACCTTCCATAGAGAACCTATGGCATGGCAGTGTCTGGAACAGCCTGTTTGGCTTTGGAATCAGGTGTGGCAGGGACAGTctcagcaaaggcagcagtggtttgacacttttttttttccacagtcaACAGCAGAATGCTGCTGACTTACAacttctctgcagggctcctTGTCTGGCACACAACAGGGACGGACTGAATGCTGCAGTTTAGAAATCAGAACACCTCTGGACAAAACCCAGccttctcctttcttccctgACCCCTAAAGACCCATCATCCTCCACCATCAGCAAAAGCATGTGAGACAAGGAGAAACAAAGGAGCCTGTCAGCATCAGAGTCTCTAAAACACCAAAAATTCAACTGCTGCAAGGTTGGTTTTGAGGCTCTGAGGTTGTTGTtttcagaagcagcagcacagacatgcTGAGGCACTGAGAAGTGGGGAAAATAGGCTGACACCTGAGCAAAAACAAAAGCTTCTTTGGCATTAAATGAACCCCACTTAAATTATTCTGTTTCACCTTTGAAATTTTCCCAATTACAAGCACAAAAGTTCTCAAATCGTAAGTTGTGAACAAAGCACCAGAGATCAGTTGTACAGATTGGCCATAAAACAAAGTAGCTTTCTGATGTTCTGACATATAAATTAGTGCAACTAGTAAACATACTTCATTTGTATTAATCTGCATAAAGTGAGGACAAACGGATGTCACTTGCAGTTAACATGTCTCCCACATTAAAGGACTTTAAACTCAGTATAGATTTGCACTTGCTGTGCAAACAGAGCTAAAACATTCCTTAACAGGATTATTCAGGCTTCACAGTGTAAATCCTCTGCTTCCCACAGTTCTAGCAACTGCCTGTTCCCAACATTTAGTGTGcatcctccccatcccatcccatcccagcactgcacagggaaAAAGATAACCAGAGAAAAGAACAGGCATGGTAAACCAACGTAACATTTACAACAAAACATCACAAAAGGTGCCTGACCCCAGGGAGCTTGAGGAGGAGTCAAGtttaaatagaaagaaaaaacccaagtggtcctaaaaagggaggaaaagagatACTTAGAGGAGATAGGAGACAATGGGAAACAGGACACAGTGAAGCTTAACACAGCCTTGGCTTTCAGCTCCTGAACAGAACATCTGGAGAGGCTGCCAGCCATCTTTAGAAACTGCCACTGAGAGTTTCCTTCCTACTGGGCAAGAGAATTTGGACAGATACATTTCATTCTTATTAATAAAAGGGCACTGCTGACAGAAATCAGGCATGACATCACCATGACCATTCCCACTGAGTTTGCCAGCTCCTCATACCCCTCCTTTGAGCCTCCTCAGGAAATCCTTCACATATGAGATTCCTCCCATTCCTTGGACACGTCTCACAGGAGAACACCAAGAGGAACTTTCAATCCAAATTGTACAGGTAAGTGCAGAAGACAATCACAGATAAAAGTCTTTCCTTACATGTACTTTATGAGGAAAATTTGGAAGTCCTGAAGCAGGAAGAAggcaagaattaaaaaaaaagtccgGATGCCTTATTTCACTTAATGGCCACAATAGCTCAAGGATTCCCATGCCTGTGAGCTGGAAGACAAATGTTTTGGGTCAGGACTGATAGTGATGGGAACATGGAAGATGGAACCAGACTTTGCAGGGGCTGGATTCCTCTTGTGGCATAGTAAGTAAGTAAACAACCCTCAGCATCATTCACAAGCACCAGAATGGAGCCAGGCTCCGTGAGCTTGGATATTGCAGCTATCTGAAGGCACCAGAAACAGACTCCAAAGGAGAGCCCAGGTGGGCAGCAGGCCTGTGTGCCACTCCCTTGCTAAGGTACAGGcacacagccaggagctgcacctTCCATGACTCAGCCTGGCTTATTGTTAACGAATTTCAGAGTTTTGGCAGTGCTACCTTTATGCTTTCACAATGAACAGCAGTTCCAGGAACAGTAAGTATGAACAGCTAGGAAAtagcttttgtttcctttaaaaaagcTCCTCTAATTCCACCAGCatctgcagcacccagcagtgtctgcatttttcagcaGGATTGCAGATACTTCACAGTGAGAGCTCCACTCCGATTATTTTATAGTTTATACACTGGAAGATCACCAATTAACTTATATCAGACTATTAGGGTGGTGAGTTCCGCTGTGCTATtctgaacagaagaaaatagCAGATGTTCTGTAAAACTGCTATTTTCCTCTTGAAAAACCAAAGTCCATATGAGAAACTCAGTGGAGTGCCTTTCAAACAATCATGCAGGATAATCAGACTGCTTATCCTAAGAGGTCCCAACAAGTTAAtcctaaaaaacccaaacagctgGAAgttccctcctccccacacaGTAATGCCCAGCCACCCCAGCTTTCAGCAGAGGAGTGCCAGGCACTCAGCTCCAAGTCACAATTTCCAGATCCTTATTCCAGTATTAGCACAATGCCAGACTGCAAAAAGAACCTCTGCAAGTAACCCAAAAAATCCATATCTGCTGCCAtgcagtgccacagcacagctcccaccctTCCCATCTGTGTTCTCAGCAATGAACACTGACTGAGCAGTGGTGTACAATGAAAGCTGACATGGTACTCACAGCATGAGCCTGTCAGTCCCACACTTCTCTTTCTAAGGCTACAGGAGTGGAGGAACAGAGGCATTTTTATCCAGTTGTGCTTATACACAGATGTTGCTCGGGGAGCAGGtgagtaaaaaaaacccaaagaaaactGGCATCGAAAGCAACAACCACTGGTAGATCTGAAAATTTTTTAACCTCAGCTGTATACTTTCAGCTATTAAGACACCCTGAGCTACATGATTTTTTAAAGCACCTTTTTGAATAAATTACTGAAGTTTCAGTCAAAAGCACTTAAGGACACTTCTCCATTTGAAACAGGAGCCAGGAGAAGGGCAGAGCGAGAGGGTGCAGGTAAGTGATGCTACACAGTGGAAGGCAAGAAGAACCAGGTATGGGCTCTGTGTGGTCCCTCCTCGTGTGCCTGGGCACCACAGCATGTGTCAACAAGGACTCCAAATCCAGAGGCAAGTTCCCATCGGTTCCAAATTAAAATGACCAGCACCATTAGGAAAGTGAAGGTGGCCCAGGCCCCATGGTGGATCAGGGCACAGGGCTCCTCTGTGATGGCTAAGGATGGAGAGGCAGTGAGGAGAACCAGGAGGACAGGAGAAGCCAGAATCTCTttggctggaggagcagaaagGGAAGGAGGCTGCATTTATGGAGCAGTTTGtgaggcagctgctggaagaACTGACTTTGGGGAAGCTGGATATTTGTACTGCTGACGTAGGAtgcaggaggaagggagaaTGGAGGCAGCACGAGTAGCTTCCATGGCTAGCAGTGGAAATGCTAGCACAGTGGTAAGCaaggatggggaaaaaaatttatatatatatatatatatacacacatgtgtatatgtgcatatataaatatatatatttaaaaaaaaaaggaagaagagatcTTCACTGCTTAtctaactttaaaaaaagagacacagaggaagggaaaataaCAAGAGGAGAGAGAAGCACCAGTCGCAAAGAGTTCACAAGGGTTTTTGCTGCTTCCCCCAGCGTCACTGCTCTGGCTCTGACCTTCGGGGCCGGGGTCTCCGCTGGCCCGTCGCCTTCCGCGTGGCCACGGCTGCGGTGAAGCCCaccaggcagcacagggacGTGGTGCCAAACTTGGCCGTGTCCAGCCAGCTGGGCGTGTCTGCCTTCAGGTAGCGCTCGGCCAGGTGCAGGCTCATCACCAGGAACCACAGCAGCGAGGCAAAGGCGTCGATCCGCCGGAGCCTGCCACGGGAGGAGAAACCAGACAGGATTTAAACACCGCTGAACACCCTGGCCACCCTGTACTGCCTCTGACACAGCACAtcctgtgcagccctgcctgctgctgagcagatcaGCTCCAGCTTTTCATTCACAGTAATTAAGCTTAAATGGAACGAATCGAGGCGTGCAGTACTTCATGTGCCTTTCTGGAAGTGTTTACCCCCAGATCGCCAAGGCAGCACAGCACTAGAGAGCTCCCACCAAAGCAGCTTGAGCGAGACAGGAGCCCAGCACACGCACCTGATGCGCCCAGCCAGGAACATGGCCAGCAGGCAGGTGaagagccccagcacagccactgccatCTGGTGATTCTTGCCGTAGGCCCAGGCCACGCTCAGGTTCTCCAGCAGGCGCTCCGGGAGCAGGCGGAGCAGCTCCCGCCAGCCGCGCCCCGAGCTGCCACCATCGCTGCCACCATGACTGTCACTGCCACCGTGACCGTCACTGCCACCGTCACCGCCTGCACGGGGGCTCGCGCCAGTCCTGTTCCACTCGGGGCCAGCggggccaggagcagggacagctgtgctcagggagaAGGGGTTGCCCGACCCGTACAAGGCCATCAGAACCAGGAACGCACAGCTGAGGAAGGCCAGGAACCGCAGGAGGATCACTTGAGCTGGCGTGGtgatggaagtggatgaggatgaacacaggctctgcagaggaagggAGAAACGCTTTGTCAGGACTGAATGAACTGCAGCAAGGTTTTGAAATGGTGCTGTATGAAACACTTCCAGACTGTATGGTTTGCTGGACTGCTCTGCTCAAGTCCTTTTAAGTCTCTGCACTGGGCTGATACCACATGGGATTATTGTAGACTAGCAAGGAGCAATGGCAGAGACATGAGCAGAAGCCAAGGTCAGGCAGGGCAATGAAACAAGGAGGTCATAATTCAATTCccattgttcttttttttttttttccccttgtacTCTGTAATTTCCTGCACTGCACTCACAAATTGGCTTCCCTACCTCCCCTTCTCTGCCTGTCCCATTATTTTCCTTCCACTCTATTATTACATTAGACTTACCTTCTGGCAACTGTGCTGAATGACACCAGCAAGAGGAAAACCTCAAACCAGCATTAGAAGCATCTATGGCAACTCTCCTGTGCTCTCCTAAACTGCAGGCACGCAGCAAGCTCCCCGCCCAGGGCTGGagaggccaggctgctcctccctttcccagctgcagtggcagagctgtccctgtcctgtccctgtccctgtccccatgtaCCTGGCTGTAGCTCTTGTCGCTCTCCCGGCGCCTGAAGTGGTGGCTGAGCAGCAGCGCCCGCAGCTGCCGGTTCTGGTGCTTGATGTAATACTCCACTGCAGCCTGGCACGGGCGGCACAGCTTGTAGGTCTGCTCCAGGTGGTGCTTGTACACCTCAATCTCCTCATCGTACTTGCCCTGGGCAGAGAACAGCAGGGGAAAACGGGTGAGAAGTGCAGGTGCCTCACCAGCTGTCGTGTTGGCTGTTGACAGAAGGGCAAAGCGTGACCCCAGTGCCACAGGAACAGCCCCCTGAACCAAGCTGCAGGCCAGGCACACAGCCAGCCTcacacagagctgagccagcCTCCCCTCCATGTCCCAGAAGGGATGGCAGAGAAGAGCCCTGGAGAAGGCTGCTGTGGCCCAACATCAGGATGTTGAATTTCCGTGCCCAATTTTGCTGTCTTTGTGGAGATCTTTTGAATACTACATAGCTGAGACAAGTAACTAGAATTGCTCTTCCTCTCCTCGAATGAGGGGACACAAAATACCTGTGGCTCCTCCACTTCAGGCTCATccctccctggagcagccagccctgctgtcactgACACCCCTTTCCAAGCACACTGGATAACAATCCCAGGTTTctcagctggcacaggcactgcagctcaCTGAATGCTTAAAAAGTGGCCAAAG
This genomic interval from Melospiza georgiana isolate bMelGeo1 chromosome 22, bMelGeo1.pri, whole genome shotgun sequence contains the following:
- the TMEM201 gene encoding transmembrane protein 201 isoform X1 → MDGAGLGVTACAAAAGLLLYRIARRKKPTHVTVNCWFCSQDTVVPYGNRNCWDCPNCEQYNGFQENGDYNKPIPAQYMEHLNHVVSGSPTFCDPTKPQQWVSSQILLCKKCNNHQTMKIKQLASFSPREEGKYDEEIEVYKHHLEQTYKLCRPCQAAVEYYIKHQNRQLRALLLSHHFRRRESDKSYSQSLCSSSSTSITTPAQVILLRFLAFLSCAFLVLMALYGSGNPFSLSTAVPAPGPAGPEWNRTGASPRAGGDGGSDGHGGSDSHGGSDGGSSGRGWRELLRLLPERLLENLSVAWAYGKNHQMAVAVLGLFTCLLAMFLAGRIRLRRIDAFASLLWFLVMSLHLAERYLKADTPSWLDTAKFGTTSLCCLVGFTAAVATRKATGQRRPRPRRYLSGDSMTVFPSSPGPAFPSPATSLFVPTPPSILHLTNQQLFRSPRRTGSSSLPGRLNRALSLGTIPSLARADSGYLFSGSRPASQSSYSKESPTSDPLSLLGSRLPSPAPSVAGSVTSSSGSLRLRRPLISPARLNLQGQKLLLFPMGPEEHPQPDSNAFGPEPPPRSLAERGAPDVRSAVEGGSICSDNSIKKEDHSSHSSTCVVDTTTKGEDLAGWRGRFGTSALRGLLAVSLTLNAVFTSAYVYRSLR
- the TMEM201 gene encoding transmembrane protein 201 isoform X2 → MDGAGLGVTACAAAAGLLLYRIARRKKPTHVTVNCWFCSQDTVVPYGNRNCWDCPNCEQYNGFQENGDYNKPIPAQYMEHLNHVVSGSPTFCDPTKPQQWVSSQILLCKKCNNHQTMKIKQLASFSPREEGKYDEEIEVYKHHLEQTYKLCRPCQAAVEYYIKHQNRQLRALLLSHHFRRRESDKSYSQSLCSSSSTSITTPAQVILLRFLAFLSCAFLVLMALYGSGNPFSLSTAVPAPGPAGPDDGHGGSDSHGGSDGGSSGRGWRELLRLLPERLLENLSVAWAYGKNHQMAVAVLGLFTCLLAMFLAGRIRLRRIDAFASLLWFLVMSLHLAERYLKADTPSWLDTAKFGTTSLCCLVGFTAAVATRKATGQRRPRPRRSEPEQ